The proteins below come from a single Paraburkholderia flagellata genomic window:
- a CDS encoding helix-turn-helix domain-containing protein translates to MSNVAYTTDSASVAERVRELMNRHGIGKRQQTTELCRILDLSFSQGHRKLRGNSPWTLAQIKKVAEAFGEPAGQLFGAQLLDPGMVGASAQEATLCVSAAELPCTAWIGAPVEAGSRPDFVAYEKLGQWRVVRPDGALYQNAREVHKIEIYPRRAESDKPLIAVVDDDQSSADNLRDYLEHSGYAALALYGLAAFNEALENNVFDGVVIDWLFGSQTAAEAIRSVRASENPDAPIFVLTGELLTGKASESEISQVVRHYNVACYEKPARMAILVADLSKRLNRG, encoded by the coding sequence ATGTCGAACGTTGCATACACAACCGACTCGGCCTCGGTCGCGGAGCGCGTACGCGAGCTGATGAACCGTCACGGCATCGGCAAGCGTCAGCAAACGACCGAGCTGTGCCGGATTCTCGATCTGAGCTTTTCACAGGGGCACCGCAAGCTGCGCGGCAACAGCCCGTGGACGCTCGCGCAGATCAAGAAGGTGGCTGAAGCGTTCGGCGAACCCGCGGGCCAGTTGTTCGGCGCGCAGTTGCTCGACCCCGGCATGGTCGGGGCGAGCGCTCAAGAGGCGACGCTCTGCGTGAGCGCGGCCGAGCTGCCGTGCACCGCGTGGATCGGCGCACCGGTCGAGGCAGGCAGCCGGCCCGACTTCGTTGCCTACGAAAAGCTGGGCCAGTGGCGCGTCGTGCGCCCGGACGGCGCGCTCTACCAGAACGCTCGCGAAGTCCACAAGATCGAGATCTACCCGCGCCGGGCCGAATCCGACAAGCCGCTCATCGCCGTCGTCGACGACGACCAGTCCTCCGCCGACAACCTGCGCGACTACCTCGAGCACAGCGGTTACGCGGCGCTGGCGCTCTACGGCCTCGCGGCATTCAACGAAGCGCTCGAAAACAACGTGTTCGACGGCGTGGTGATCGACTGGCTGTTCGGCAGCCAGACCGCCGCCGAGGCAATCCGCAGCGTGCGCGCCTCCGAGAACCCCGATGCGCCCATCTTCGTGCTCACCGGCGAACTGCTGACCGGCAAGGCCAGCGAGTCGGAGATTAGCCAGGTCGTGCGTCACTACAACGTGGCGTGCTACGAAAAACCGGCGCGGATGGCGATTCTCGTCGCTGATCTTTCGAAGCGGCTTAATCGCGGTTGA
- a CDS encoding C39 family peptidase, with translation MNDVRNGGTWRHEGVPYYSQWGSADWVAPIVERGADPCEDPHWRASGFTEADAYRFWAKRLCGLTCLESALDYWGVAHAPRAQLLDEALRHGVYRVREDGGVDGLIYRPFAGWVEAAFGVRVEVMTDEGIESSAARIDAQTLAIVSVSPEIRYPERVNPGQGGHLILLHGRSDGGVWFHNPSGIAPYQSDAWLPYETVARFHARRGMALTRPR, from the coding sequence TTGAACGACGTGCGCAACGGCGGGACATGGCGCCATGAAGGCGTGCCGTATTACAGCCAGTGGGGCAGCGCCGACTGGGTGGCGCCCATCGTCGAGCGTGGCGCCGACCCCTGCGAGGACCCGCACTGGCGCGCGAGCGGCTTCACGGAGGCCGACGCCTATCGCTTCTGGGCCAAGCGTCTGTGCGGCTTGACCTGCCTCGAATCGGCGCTCGACTATTGGGGCGTTGCGCACGCGCCGCGTGCGCAACTGCTCGACGAGGCGTTGCGGCACGGCGTCTATCGCGTGCGTGAAGATGGTGGCGTGGACGGGCTGATCTACCGCCCGTTCGCCGGGTGGGTGGAGGCCGCGTTCGGCGTGCGCGTGGAAGTGATGACCGACGAGGGCATCGAGTCGAGCGCCGCGCGCATCGATGCGCAAACGCTCGCCATCGTCTCCGTGAGCCCCGAGATCCGCTACCCCGAGCGTGTGAATCCTGGCCAGGGCGGCCACCTGATCCTGCTGCACGGACGCAGCGACGGCGGCGTGTGGTTCCACAATCCCTCGGGTATCGCGCCGTATCAGTCGGATGCCTGGCTGCCCTACGAGACGGTCGCGCGTTTTCACGCGCGGCGGGGCATGGCGCTCACCCGGCCGCGCTGA
- a CDS encoding CaiB/BaiF CoA transferase family protein translates to MNTTKDSESIKVNGALHGLRVIDLSRVLGGPYCTQALADHGAEVIKLEPPDGDETRGWGPPFVGDTASYYVGVNRNKQGIAVDLSREEGRAILWQLLEGADVLVENFKPGTLARWGMDYERDLRPRFPRLIHCAISGFGPDGPLGGLPGYDAVIQAMAGLMSVNGEHDGPALRIGLPIVDMVTGLNALAGILLAQAEREKSGLGQSVDIALYDCGVSLLHPHLPNYFGNGRTPQRSGNAHPNIAPYDSYATGSAPIFLAVGNDRQFAKLCAHLGVPELADDPRFADNRSRCAHRPELKAALEARLVSHDCEPLARDLIQTGVPCGPVQTVDAVAAHPHTQHRRMIVEMEGYRGTGAPVKLSRTPPTYRTRPPALGADTRTVMDALGIDADTQQRLFEAGIVKDPETTVSA, encoded by the coding sequence ATGAACACCACAAAGGATTCCGAATCAATCAAGGTGAACGGTGCGCTGCATGGCCTGCGCGTGATCGATCTGAGCCGCGTGCTGGGCGGTCCGTACTGCACCCAGGCGCTCGCCGACCACGGCGCCGAAGTCATCAAGCTCGAACCGCCCGATGGCGACGAAACGCGCGGCTGGGGCCCGCCCTTCGTCGGCGATACGGCGTCGTACTACGTGGGCGTGAACCGCAACAAGCAGGGCATCGCCGTCGATCTCTCGCGCGAAGAAGGCCGCGCGATTCTCTGGCAGTTGCTCGAAGGCGCGGACGTGCTGGTCGAAAACTTCAAGCCGGGCACGCTCGCGCGCTGGGGCATGGACTACGAGCGCGATCTGCGCCCGCGCTTTCCTCGCTTGATTCATTGCGCGATTTCGGGCTTCGGCCCGGACGGCCCGCTCGGCGGGTTGCCCGGCTACGACGCCGTGATTCAGGCGATGGCGGGCCTCATGAGCGTGAATGGCGAGCACGACGGCCCCGCGCTGCGTATCGGCCTGCCGATCGTGGACATGGTCACGGGCCTGAACGCGCTCGCGGGCATTCTGCTCGCGCAGGCCGAGCGCGAAAAGAGCGGCCTCGGGCAATCGGTGGATATCGCGCTTTACGATTGCGGCGTGTCGCTCCTGCATCCGCATCTACCGAACTATTTCGGCAATGGCCGCACGCCGCAGCGCAGTGGCAACGCGCACCCGAACATCGCGCCCTACGACAGCTATGCCACCGGCAGCGCGCCGATCTTCCTCGCGGTGGGCAACGACCGCCAGTTCGCGAAGCTCTGCGCGCATTTGGGCGTGCCCGAACTCGCAGACGACCCGCGTTTCGCCGACAACCGCAGCCGCTGCGCGCATCGGCCCGAACTGAAGGCCGCGCTCGAAGCGCGGCTTGTCTCCCACGATTGCGAGCCACTGGCGCGCGACCTGATCCAGACCGGCGTGCCGTGCGGTCCCGTGCAGACCGTCGACGCCGTGGCCGCGCATCCGCACACACAGCACCGCCGCATGATCGTCGAGATGGAAGGCTATCGCGGCACGGGCGCGCCCGTGAAGCTCTCACGCACGCCGCCGACCTATCGCACGCGCCCTCCCGCGCTCGGCGCCGACACGCGAACAGTAATGGACGCGCTCGGCATCGACGCCGACACCCAGCAACGGCTTTTCGAAGCCGGCATTGTCAAGGATCCCGAAACGACCGTAAGCGCCTAG
- a CDS encoding AraC family transcriptional regulator, with protein sequence MGYVKTLAAAAIAPAAATQARTVDLLMQLTQRDGVHATQVEGVRLYRGSESHPRQPVMYEPSIFIVCQGRKRGFLGDQVFIYDAQQYLVLSVPMPFECETEASPEKPILAISIRVDLTTVAELLMALDDPRRAVSEPSGIYATPLDATLSNAVLRLLEALAQPHEARILGPSIVREICYRVLMGEQGDAIRAALTHQHHFGRIAKALRRIHTDYRGDLDVETLASEAGMSLAVFHAHFKAVTSTSPMQYVKTTRLHHARLLITHDGLTVSAAATRVGYESASQFSREFKRLFGMSPADQMRRARDAAAAAAAPRVEVLPPRYVTAV encoded by the coding sequence ATGGGCTACGTCAAAACCCTCGCGGCGGCGGCCATCGCGCCGGCGGCCGCCACGCAGGCGCGCACGGTCGACCTGCTCATGCAACTCACGCAGCGCGACGGCGTGCACGCCACGCAGGTCGAAGGCGTGCGGCTCTACCGCGGCAGCGAAAGCCATCCGCGCCAGCCGGTCATGTACGAACCGAGCATCTTCATCGTTTGCCAGGGGCGTAAGCGCGGCTTTCTCGGCGACCAGGTCTTCATCTACGACGCCCAGCAATATCTGGTCCTCTCGGTGCCGATGCCGTTCGAGTGCGAGACCGAGGCGAGCCCCGAGAAGCCGATTCTCGCGATCTCGATACGCGTCGATCTCACGACCGTCGCCGAGCTGCTCATGGCGCTCGACGACCCGCGCCGCGCCGTGTCCGAACCCTCGGGCATCTACGCCACGCCGCTCGACGCCACGCTCTCGAACGCCGTGCTGCGCTTGCTCGAAGCGCTCGCGCAGCCACACGAGGCGCGCATTCTCGGGCCTTCGATCGTGCGCGAGATCTGCTACCGCGTGCTCATGGGCGAGCAGGGCGATGCGATACGCGCGGCGCTCACGCATCAGCACCACTTCGGGCGCATCGCGAAGGCGCTGCGCCGCATTCACACAGACTACCGCGGTGACCTCGACGTCGAAACGCTGGCCTCCGAGGCGGGCATGAGCCTGGCCGTCTTTCATGCACACTTCAAGGCCGTCACCTCGACTTCGCCCATGCAGTACGTGAAGACCACGCGCCTGCATCATGCGCGCCTCTTGATCACGCACGACGGCTTGACCGTGAGCGCGGCGGCCACGCGCGTGGGCTATGAAAGCGCGTCGCAGTTCAGCCGCGAATTCAAGCGCCTGTTCGGCATGAGCCCCGCCGACCAGATGCGCCGCGCGCGCGATGCCGCAGCCGCTGCGGCCGCGCCGCGCGTTGAGGTTTTGCCGCCGCGCTATGTGACGGCCGTGTGA
- a CDS encoding EAL domain-containing protein, with protein sequence MKTLIGALQEHAAHVVNRFYEELGRLPKSRRILEMLSSTELAHLKARQVQNLLALANLGLTAREHEEMAQRIGRIHAIVGLDKEELVRSRGILQELIYADVGRTVSTQQLSLYARRLTSDLAWQLKAYQAVQDSQQEALLRITRLVWEAGSYTNFIDQVIAALAAHDEVSACAIGRPDEAGIFHFEAGAGGKTKGGMLYVLAGHDQAISVRADHPQGQGAIGRAWRSGKPERVVNYQTEPLVAAWRDLADREGVRSSVAIPLAAPGQPPLAVLCLYSAFPGGFVGPDQVAFVDLLQTLLGCAAMRIAAHDGLSAAVPVSVRQQWAALVRTGALEMHYQPLLSLATGKATKVEALARLRDGERLLVPDEFLSALASDDLLALFARGIDQALADRERWYAEGRDLDVSINLPPAALNDIRYFEATRTALAAHRCPAARLTLEVLENESLSLSQGQRAILAKFRELGVLLAQDDLGAGHSGLTRLRELPFDWIKLDREMVQVSGDGALNTLRVIYQLTRLGHSLGRLVLAEGIDTLDLLHALAILGVDGAQGYVIGKPMEGARLIEWLDTTPTFAAPSERGAGTESLLARLARFVIWEERMLMIAAVPEAAQELLRALTLEEGVSAPLAHSLAGFGAILPAGAQRDALHRQVVGALLTEGPNSEAWRVALNGLIDAIAAAG encoded by the coding sequence ATGAAAACGCTGATCGGCGCGCTGCAAGAGCACGCAGCCCACGTGGTGAACCGCTTCTACGAGGAGTTGGGCCGTCTGCCCAAATCCCGCCGCATTCTCGAAATGCTCTCGAGTACGGAACTCGCGCACCTGAAGGCGCGCCAGGTCCAGAATCTCCTCGCCCTCGCCAACCTTGGCCTCACCGCGCGCGAACACGAGGAAATGGCGCAGCGTATTGGCCGCATTCACGCCATTGTCGGGCTCGACAAGGAAGAACTCGTGCGCAGCCGCGGCATTCTGCAGGAGTTGATCTACGCGGACGTTGGCCGAACCGTGAGCACGCAGCAGCTTTCGCTCTATGCGCGCCGCCTGACTTCCGACCTCGCGTGGCAACTCAAGGCGTATCAGGCCGTGCAGGATTCGCAGCAGGAGGCGCTGTTGCGCATCACGCGTCTTGTGTGGGAAGCGGGCAGCTACACGAATTTCATCGATCAGGTGATCGCCGCGCTGGCGGCGCACGACGAAGTGAGCGCCTGCGCCATCGGCCGTCCCGACGAAGCGGGTATTTTTCACTTCGAGGCCGGCGCGGGCGGCAAGACGAAAGGCGGGATGCTTTACGTGCTTGCCGGGCACGATCAGGCAATCAGCGTGCGCGCCGATCATCCGCAAGGGCAGGGCGCCATTGGGCGCGCGTGGCGCAGCGGCAAGCCGGAGCGCGTGGTCAACTACCAGACCGAGCCGCTCGTTGCGGCGTGGCGCGATCTCGCGGATCGCGAAGGCGTGCGCTCTTCGGTGGCGATTCCGCTGGCCGCGCCCGGGCAGCCGCCGCTCGCCGTGCTGTGTTTGTATAGCGCGTTTCCGGGCGGCTTCGTCGGGCCCGATCAGGTGGCTTTCGTCGATTTGCTGCAAACGTTGCTCGGCTGCGCGGCGATGCGCATAGCCGCCCACGACGGCCTGAGCGCCGCGGTGCCGGTGAGCGTGCGCCAGCAGTGGGCGGCGCTCGTGCGCACCGGCGCGCTGGAAATGCACTACCAGCCGCTGCTCAGCCTCGCAACGGGCAAGGCGACCAAGGTCGAAGCGCTGGCGCGCCTGCGTGACGGCGAGCGCCTGCTCGTACCCGACGAGTTTCTCTCGGCGCTCGCTTCCGACGATCTGCTCGCGCTCTTCGCGCGCGGCATCGATCAGGCGCTCGCCGACCGCGAACGCTGGTACGCCGAAGGCCGCGATCTCGATGTCTCGATCAACCTGCCGCCTGCGGCGCTCAACGACATCCGCTATTTCGAAGCCACCCGCACGGCGCTCGCCGCGCACCGTTGCCCGGCTGCGCGCCTCACGCTCGAAGTTCTGGAAAACGAATCACTCTCGCTAAGCCAGGGGCAGCGCGCCATTCTCGCGAAGTTCCGTGAGCTAGGCGTGCTGCTCGCGCAGGACGATCTCGGTGCCGGGCATAGCGGCCTCACGCGCCTGCGTGAATTGCCGTTCGACTGGATCAAGCTCGACCGCGAAATGGTGCAGGTGAGCGGCGACGGCGCGCTCAATACGCTGCGCGTGATCTATCAGTTGACGCGTCTGGGGCATTCGCTGGGCAGGCTCGTGCTGGCCGAAGGCATCGACACGCTCGACCTGCTGCATGCGCTCGCCATTCTCGGCGTCGACGGCGCGCAGGGCTATGTCATCGGCAAGCCGATGGAAGGCGCGCGCCTCATCGAATGGCTCGACACGACGCCGACCTTCGCCGCACCCTCTGAGCGCGGCGCAGGAACGGAAAGCCTGCTAGCACGGCTTGCTCGCTTCGTGATCTGGGAAGAGCGCATGCTCATGATCGCGGCCGTGCCCGAAGCGGCGCAAGAACTGCTGCGCGCGTTGACGCTCGAAGAGGGCGTCAGTGCACCGCTCGCTCACTCGCTGGCAGGCTTCGGCGCCATTCTGCCTGCGGGCGCACAACGCGACGCGTTGCATCGGCAAGTGGTCGGCGCGCTGTTGACTGAAGGCCCGAACAGCGAAGCGTGGCGCGTTGCGCTGAACGGGCTGATCGACGCCATTGCGGCGGCCGGGTAG
- a CDS encoding 2-hydroxyacid dehydrogenase has translation MKPCLLILILLADEDLAGFGEKFDVIYAPDADARAKAVAQHGKDVRLVLTNGTTGLTADEIDRMPALELAGALGAGYENIALDHARERGIALCNGAGVNADCVADHALALLLAAVRAVPQFDAACRAGVWRDALPMRPTVTGRRLGIVGYGHIGEKVARRAAGFGMELGYHNRKPREGAQARYFESVMALAQWSDFLVIATPGGAQTKHLIDRAVIDALGPQGFLVNVSRGSVVDTAALARALKAGTLGGAGLDVYEGEPQPPAALVGLDNIVLTPHVAGTSPDVRTATVRHFAENAARHFAGEALLTPL, from the coding sequence ATGAAGCCATGCCTGCTGATCCTGATTCTGCTTGCCGATGAAGACCTCGCCGGGTTCGGCGAAAAATTCGACGTGATCTACGCGCCCGACGCCGATGCGCGCGCCAAAGCGGTCGCGCAGCACGGCAAGGACGTACGCCTGGTGCTCACGAACGGGACGACGGGCCTCACCGCCGACGAAATCGACCGCATGCCCGCGCTCGAACTGGCGGGCGCGCTTGGCGCGGGCTACGAAAACATCGCGCTCGACCACGCGCGCGAGCGTGGCATCGCGCTATGCAACGGCGCGGGCGTCAATGCCGATTGTGTGGCCGACCACGCGCTCGCGCTGCTGCTCGCGGCCGTGCGCGCAGTGCCGCAATTCGACGCCGCCTGCCGCGCTGGAGTCTGGCGCGACGCGCTGCCCATGCGCCCCACGGTCACGGGGCGGCGGCTTGGCATTGTCGGCTACGGGCACATCGGCGAGAAGGTCGCGAGGCGCGCGGCGGGCTTTGGCATGGAACTCGGCTATCACAACCGCAAGCCGCGCGAAGGCGCTCAGGCGCGTTACTTCGAGAGCGTGATGGCGCTCGCGCAATGGAGCGATTTTCTCGTGATCGCGACGCCGGGTGGCGCGCAAACGAAGCATCTGATCGACCGCGCCGTGATCGATGCGCTGGGACCGCAAGGTTTTCTCGTCAACGTTTCGCGCGGCAGCGTGGTCGATACGGCCGCGCTTGCACGCGCGCTGAAGGCGGGCACGCTGGGCGGCGCGGGGCTCGACGTCTATGAGGGCGAACCGCAACCGCCCGCTGCGCTCGTCGGACTGGACAACATCGTGCTCACGCCGCACGTGGCTGGCACGTCGCCCGATGTGCGCACGGCCACCGTGCGCCACTTCGCCGAGAACGCGGCGCGGCACTTCGCGGGCGAGGCGCTGCTCACGCCGCTTTGA
- a CDS encoding MFS transporter: protein MTRPNGKSARQPARASLAAFVGTTIEWYDFYIYATASALIFGKLFFPSHEPFYSTLASFGTFAVGFFARPFGGLVFGHLGDRIGRKKALVATLSIMGVGTVGIGFLPTYASAGALAPALLVLLRVAQGIAIGGEWGGAVLMAGEHAPREKRTFLASFAQLGSPAGLILALLAFRSVAHLDKDALYSWGWRLPFIASAVLLVVGLLIRSGVGESPEFEAIRTQRRTAAMPIVEVLRDSWRVVLLCLGANVIGVAGAWFVNTFMLNYTTQTLGLDRALILDCLFVVAFIQLITQLFSGWFAQRVGAGRFLVLAAALAMISPYPMFVLVSTGRPVAIVAGIAIAVMCMCSSYAVMAGFMTNAFPVRVRYSAISISYQCCAALAGGLTPLVGTLLAHDYPGQWWPLALFYSALAAISLVCIAVLQRKQSSATQSDVALALQD from the coding sequence ATGACCCGCCCCAACGGTAAATCTGCGCGCCAGCCCGCCCGCGCCTCGCTCGCCGCCTTCGTCGGCACCACCATCGAGTGGTACGACTTTTATATCTACGCCACCGCGTCGGCGCTCATCTTCGGCAAGCTGTTCTTCCCGTCCCACGAGCCGTTCTACAGCACGCTCGCCTCGTTCGGCACCTTCGCCGTGGGCTTTTTCGCGCGCCCCTTCGGCGGGCTTGTGTTCGGGCATCTGGGCGACCGCATCGGCCGCAAGAAGGCGCTCGTCGCCACGCTTTCGATCATGGGCGTCGGCACCGTGGGCATCGGCTTTTTGCCGACGTATGCGAGCGCAGGCGCGCTTGCACCGGCGCTGCTCGTGCTGCTGCGCGTGGCGCAGGGCATCGCAATTGGCGGCGAATGGGGCGGTGCGGTGCTCATGGCGGGCGAGCATGCGCCCAGGGAAAAGCGCACGTTTCTCGCCTCGTTTGCGCAGCTCGGCAGCCCTGCGGGGTTGATTCTGGCGCTGCTGGCGTTTCGCAGCGTTGCGCATCTCGACAAGGACGCACTCTATTCCTGGGGCTGGCGATTGCCATTCATCGCGAGCGCGGTGCTCCTCGTGGTGGGTCTGCTGATTCGATCGGGCGTGGGCGAATCGCCGGAATTCGAGGCGATCAGGACGCAGCGCCGCACCGCCGCGATGCCAATCGTCGAAGTGCTGCGCGACTCGTGGCGCGTGGTGCTGCTGTGCCTCGGCGCGAATGTGATCGGCGTGGCGGGCGCGTGGTTCGTCAACACCTTCATGCTGAACTACACGACACAAACGCTCGGGCTCGACCGCGCTTTGATTCTCGACTGTCTGTTCGTCGTCGCGTTCATCCAGCTTATTACGCAGCTCTTTTCCGGCTGGTTTGCGCAGCGCGTGGGCGCCGGGCGCTTCCTCGTCCTGGCTGCGGCGCTGGCCATGATTTCGCCCTACCCGATGTTCGTACTAGTCTCTACCGGCCGGCCTGTCGCGATCGTGGCTGGCATTGCGATTGCGGTGATGTGCATGTGCAGTTCGTACGCGGTGATGGCAGGTTTCATGACGAATGCGTTCCCGGTGCGCGTGCGCTACTCGGCTATTTCGATCTCCTACCAATGTTGCGCTGCGCTCGCGGGCGGTCTCACGCCGCTCGTCGGCACGCTGCTCGCGCATGACTATCCGGGTCAGTGGTGGCCGCTGGCGCTGTTCTACAGCGCGCTTGCTGCCATTTCGCTGGTGTGTATCGCGGTGCTCCAGCGCAAGCAGTCGTCGGCCACGCAAAGCGATGTGGCGCTAGCGTTGCAGGATTGA
- a CDS encoding NAD(P)-dependent alcohol dehydrogenase produces the protein MYPTYGYAARDAASPLAPFEFQRRDLRELDVRIDVLFCGVCHSDLHQARDEWRNTIYPVVPGHEIVGRVAETGKGVTKYKVGELVGVGCLVDSCRTCPSCAEGLEQYCENGFVGTYNGTDRVSGDVTYGGYSTQLVVDEAFVLRVPENLELSAVAPLLCAGITTYSPLRTWGAGPGKKVGIVGLGGLGHMGVKLAHAMGAHVVLFTTSPSKIEDGKRLGADEVVISKDPEQMKAHANSFDLIVNTVAAQHDLNPFIELLRRDGTMTLVGAPEHDHPSPQVFNLIMKRRRLAGSLIGGIAETQEMLDFCGKHGITSDIEMIKMQDINNAYERMLKSDVKYRFVIDLDSLRK, from the coding sequence ATGTACCCAACTTACGGATATGCCGCCCGCGACGCCGCCTCGCCGCTCGCCCCGTTCGAATTCCAGCGCCGCGACCTGCGCGAACTCGACGTCCGTATCGACGTGCTGTTCTGCGGCGTGTGTCACTCCGACCTGCACCAGGCGCGCGACGAATGGCGCAACACGATCTACCCGGTGGTGCCGGGCCACGAAATCGTCGGCCGTGTGGCCGAGACCGGCAAAGGCGTCACGAAGTACAAAGTGGGCGAACTCGTTGGCGTGGGTTGTCTCGTCGACTCGTGCCGCACCTGCCCGAGCTGCGCCGAAGGCCTCGAACAGTATTGCGAGAACGGCTTCGTCGGCACTTATAACGGCACCGACCGCGTGAGCGGCGACGTGACGTACGGCGGCTACTCCACGCAGCTCGTGGTGGACGAAGCCTTCGTGCTGCGCGTGCCCGAGAACCTCGAACTGTCCGCCGTCGCGCCGCTCCTGTGCGCGGGCATCACGACGTACTCGCCGCTGCGCACGTGGGGCGCCGGTCCCGGCAAGAAGGTCGGCATCGTGGGTCTCGGCGGCCTCGGCCACATGGGCGTGAAGCTCGCGCATGCCATGGGTGCGCATGTGGTGCTGTTCACCACGTCGCCCTCGAAGATCGAAGACGGCAAGCGCCTTGGCGCGGACGAAGTCGTGATCTCGAAAGACCCGGAGCAGATGAAGGCGCACGCCAACAGCTTCGACCTGATCGTGAACACGGTGGCCGCGCAGCACGACCTCAACCCGTTCATCGAACTGCTGCGCCGTGACGGCACGATGACGCTGGTCGGCGCGCCCGAGCACGATCACCCGTCGCCGCAAGTGTTCAACCTGATCATGAAGCGCCGCCGTCTCGCGGGCTCGCTGATCGGCGGCATTGCAGAAACCCAGGAAATGCTGGACTTCTGCGGCAAGCATGGCATTACGTCCGATATCGAAATGATCAAGATGCAGGACATCAACAACGCCTATGAGCGCATGCTCAAGAGCGATGTGAAGTACCGCTTCGTGATCGACCTCGATTCGCTGCGCAAGTAA
- a CDS encoding LysR family transcriptional regulator: MIDRIQAMRTFVRIVDTNSFTKAAQSLDMPRASATTLMQNLESLLGTQLLVRTTRRLSLTPEGAAYYERAAQILADIDDAEASVRQSPGAIGGRLRVEMPGLIANAIVLPALDEFHARYPQIDLVIGVSLRNVDLVGEGVDCSIQLGELPDSGLAARRLGVLEHVTCASPAYLERHGAPHTLDDLAQHPVVNFLSPLTGRPFEFDFEVDGSPTKVKVDGFVHVSDEFAYLTCGLQGYGLIQPPLLAAQRYLDSGALQEVLPQWKPLPTPVSVAFVKSRQVSPRVRVFVDWLAELFEDAGAINRDLSRVRQLLGGLQPAPA, translated from the coding sequence GTGATCGACCGCATCCAGGCGATGCGCACGTTCGTACGCATCGTCGACACCAATAGTTTCACCAAAGCCGCGCAGTCACTCGATATGCCGCGCGCCAGCGCCACCACGCTGATGCAAAACCTCGAATCGCTGCTCGGCACGCAGTTGCTCGTGCGCACCACGCGGCGTCTTTCGCTCACGCCCGAAGGCGCTGCGTACTACGAGCGCGCCGCGCAGATCCTCGCCGACATCGACGATGCCGAAGCGAGCGTGCGCCAGTCGCCTGGCGCGATCGGCGGCCGCTTGCGCGTGGAGATGCCGGGTCTCATCGCCAACGCGATCGTGCTGCCCGCGCTCGACGAATTCCACGCGCGCTACCCGCAGATCGACCTCGTGATTGGCGTGAGCCTGCGCAACGTCGATCTCGTCGGCGAAGGCGTGGATTGCAGCATCCAGTTGGGCGAGCTGCCCGACTCGGGGCTCGCGGCGCGGCGCCTCGGCGTGCTCGAGCACGTGACCTGCGCGAGCCCCGCGTACCTCGAGCGGCACGGCGCACCGCATACGCTCGACGATCTCGCGCAGCATCCGGTCGTCAACTTCCTCTCGCCGCTCACGGGCCGCCCGTTCGAGTTCGACTTCGAGGTGGATGGAAGCCCGACCAAGGTGAAGGTGGATGGCTTCGTGCATGTCTCCGACGAGTTCGCCTACCTCACCTGCGGCCTGCAAGGCTATGGCCTCATCCAGCCGCCGCTGCTCGCCGCGCAGCGCTACCTGGACAGCGGTGCGCTGCAAGAGGTGCTGCCGCAGTGGAAGCCGCTGCCCACGCCCGTTTCGGTTGCGTTCGTGAAGTCGCGCCAGGTGTCGCCGCGCGTGCGCGTGTTCGTCGACTGGCTCGCGGAGCTGTTCGAGGACGCGGGCGCCATCAACCGCGATCTCTCGCGCGTGCGGCAGTTATTGGGCGGACTGCAGCCAGCCCCGGCCTGA